In the Malus domestica chromosome 16, GDT2T_hap1 genome, one interval contains:
- the LOC103404778 gene encoding abscisic acid receptor PYR1, whose protein sequence is MEKGEGSMAEQDEAEETQHHRSLPSGLTQDEFDELKQFVNEFHKYQVGPGKCSSLLAQRVHAPPDTVWSVVRRFDQPQTYKHFIRSCNVKEGFKMTVGCTRDVNVISGLPAATSTERLDLLDEDRHVTGFSIIGGEHRLRNYRSVTTVHGFDRDRRIWTVVLESYVVDLPDGNSEEDTRLFADTVVKLNLQKLASVTEGLAGDGGC, encoded by the coding sequence ATGGAGAAAGGTGAGGGCTCAATGGCCGAGCAAGACGAGGCGGAGGAAACCCAGCACCACCGCAGCCTCCCGTCCGGGTTGACTCAGGACGAGTTCGACGAGTTGAAGCAGTTCGTCAACGAATTCCACAAGTACCAGGTGGGCCCCGGAAAATGTTCTTCCCTACTTGCGCAACGCGTGCACGCGCCACCCGACACCGTGTGGTCGGTGGTGCGGCGCTTCGACCAGCCCCAGACCTACAAGCACTTCATCCGGAGCTGTAACGTGAAGGAAGGCTTTAAAATGACCGTCGGGTGCACCAGGGACGTCAATGTTATCTCCGGCCTACCGGCTGCCACCAGCACCGAGCGCCTCGACTTACTCGACGAAGACCGCCACGTCACAGGTTTCAGTATCATTGGGGGCGAGCACCGCCTCAGAAATTACCGGTCGGTGACGACCGTGCATGGGTTTGACCGTGACAGAAGGATCTGGACCGTTGTTTTGGAATCCTACGTCGTCGATCTGCCAGACGGGAATTCCGAGGAGGACACGCGTCTCTTCGCTGATACTGTTGTCAAGTTGAATCTCCAGAAGCTGGCGTCGGTCACCGAAGGCCTGGCGGGCGACGGTGGATGCTAG